The nucleotide window TATGGATTCCGTACCCAGGCTTTACAGAAGGTTCAACAATGACATTAGTGCTTGATACACTTGATGTTGACCGTACATTTTACCGTGTATTTGCCTTTGCGATTATTTTCTTTGTCGTAAAGATATCGTTGCAAATTTTAGGGTCAATGTTTGATTTCCTTACGTATTTACCTGTGATTAGCTCATTGAATTATGTATTAGGGGCTACGCTGTCCTTTGTAGAAGCATATATTATTTTATTTATAGGCTTATACGTAGTTGCACTTATCCCAATTGAGTCAATTCAGTCAATTGTCGATAATTCCTTTATTACAGGCCTTATGCTCGAGCATACACCAGTCATTACGAAAGTATTCCAAAACTGGTGGTATATTTACATGAAATAATTGAAAATCATTGCGCTATGCTTCTCTCGATTTTCGGGAGAAGTTTTTTCAGTAAGAAGGGGGCTTTTAAATGAACAAAAAAATTATTATTCGTACATTAGAAAAAATAGCATTATATATGGAGTTACAAGCGGAAAACCCGTTTAAAGTATCAGCATTTCGAAAAGCAGCTGCAGCTCTTGAAGCAGATGAACGTAGCTTAAGTGAAATTGAAGATATTACTGCAATAAAAGGCATCGGAAAAGGAACAGCAGCCGTCATTTTAGAACTGATTGAAACTGGGCAATCTAGCACATTAAAGGAATTAGAGGAAGTTGTGCCTAAAGGGTTAGTGCCATTAATGAAGTTACCTGGCTTAGGTGGCAAAAAGCTAGCTAAACTATATCAAGAGCTAAACATCATTGATGCAGCTTCATTGAGGGTAGCTTGTGAAACAGGGAAAGTTCGTGAACTTGCTGGCTTTGCAGTCAAGACGGAGGAAAAAATTTTAAAGGAGCTTGAAAGTTTTGGTACGCGAGCGGAAAGACTCCCAATTTGGCAACTGGAGCCGGTTGTATTGGAAATAAATGCATTACTTGCTAGCCTCCCAGAAGTTGAAAAGTTTTCAGTAGCCGGAAGCTTCAGGCGTGTTGCAGAAACGAGTAAGGATATCGACTTTATTGTTGCGACTGAACAGTATGAGCTTGTTCGTGAAGCGATTTTAAAACGACTAGCGATTTTAGAAACAATAGCTGCTGGTGATACAAAGGTGTCGGTTATTTTGGACCGAGAAGAGCCAGTTAGTGTGGATTTCAGGCTAGTAAAGCGTTCAGAATTTGCAACGGCATTGCACCATTTTACAGGCTCAAAGGATCATAATGTTCGCATGCGACAACTAGCAAAATCAATGGGCAAAAAAATTAGTGAATATGGCGTTGAGCAAGAGGATGGAACGATTCAAACCTTTGAAACAGAAGAGCAATTTTTTGCACATTTCAATTTACCATTTATCCCACCAACAGTGCGAGAAAGTGGGAAGGAATTAGATCGTTTACAGGAACTAAAGTACCTTGTACAACCTGGTGATATCGTGTCCGATTTGCATATGCATACGACATGGTCTGATGGTGCGCACTCAGTTACAGAAATGGGGGAAGCCTTAATAGAACTCGGGTACACATATGCAGTTATTACGGACCATTCCCAATATTTAAAGGTAGCAAATGGTTTAACTCCAGAACGCTTGGAGCAACAAAAACTAGATATTTATGCATTTAATGAGAAACATCCGAACTTCCGTTTATTCCGCGGAACTGAAATGGATATTTTGCCGGATGGCACGTTAGATTTTAATGACGATGTGTTAAAGGAGTTAGACTTCGTTATTGCATCGATTCACTCAAGCTTTACGCAGTCACAGGATAAAATTATGGCCCGATTAAAAACGGCTGTGGAAAACCCTTATGTGCACATGATTGCCCATCCAACAGGCCGCATTGTTGGCCAACGTGGTGGCTATGACCCGGATGTGCCGTTACTAATTGAATGGGCAGCTGAGCATGGCAAAATATTAGAGTTAAATGCTAATCCATATCGACTTGATTTAAGTGTTGAGTATTTACAGCTTGCTATGGAAAAGAATGTACCGATTGCGATTAATACAGATGCTCATGCAATTGATCAACTACGTTTTATGGATATTGGTACAAAATATGCGCAAAAAGCATGGTTAAAAAAAGAATTGATTGTAAATACATGGTCGTTAAAGCAATTTGAAACATTTATTAAAAAAAATAAAAACTAACTTAGAAAAACAGGAGGTGTTCTCATGATCGAAAAACGAGCATTGAAAACACTAGAATTTGATAAAGTACGTGAACAAGTTTCTGCGTTTTGTACGAATTCAATTGGTAAGCAAGCTATTGACGAATTAGTGCCTGAAACGAATTTTGAAACTGTTGTTGAGTTGTTAGAGGAAATGGATGAAGGCTTAGCTATTTTACGTGTGAAAGGTAATGTGCCAATGGGCGGCATTTTCGATGTTCGTCCCCATGCACGCCGCTCACAAATTGGCGGGATGTTAAGCCCGATGGAGTTAATGGAAATTGCGAGTACGATTCGTGCGAGCCGTATTTTACGTAATTTTATCGAGGATATCGAAGCAGAAAATACAATCGAAATTCCCCATTTTATCGAGCGTAAAGAGCAAATGCCTGTATTAACAGCGCTTCAGCATGAAATTAACGACTGTATTGATGATAATGGTGCGGTATTAGACTCTGCTAGTCCAGCGCTTCGCTCAATTCGCCAATCGTTACGCTCGGAAGAATCAAAGGTGCGTCAA belongs to Solibacillus sp. FSL R7-0682 and includes:
- a CDS encoding CvpA family protein, whose protein sequence is MLDLFILAIFIISLIIGAKRGLVVQLIHIGSFIIALVVAIIYYKPLADKFVLWIPYPGFTEGSTMTLVLDTLDVDRTFYRVFAFAIIFFVVKISLQILGSMFDFLTYLPVISSLNYVLGATLSFVEAYIILFIGLYVVALIPIESIQSIVDNSFITGLMLEHTPVITKVFQNWWYIYMK
- the polX gene encoding DNA polymerase/3'-5' exonuclease PolX, coding for MNKKIIIRTLEKIALYMELQAENPFKVSAFRKAAAALEADERSLSEIEDITAIKGIGKGTAAVILELIETGQSSTLKELEEVVPKGLVPLMKLPGLGGKKLAKLYQELNIIDAASLRVACETGKVRELAGFAVKTEEKILKELESFGTRAERLPIWQLEPVVLEINALLASLPEVEKFSVAGSFRRVAETSKDIDFIVATEQYELVREAILKRLAILETIAAGDTKVSVILDREEPVSVDFRLVKRSEFATALHHFTGSKDHNVRMRQLAKSMGKKISEYGVEQEDGTIQTFETEEQFFAHFNLPFIPPTVRESGKELDRLQELKYLVQPGDIVSDLHMHTTWSDGAHSVTEMGEALIELGYTYAVITDHSQYLKVANGLTPERLEQQKLDIYAFNEKHPNFRLFRGTEMDILPDGTLDFNDDVLKELDFVIASIHSSFTQSQDKIMARLKTAVENPYVHMIAHPTGRIVGQRGGYDPDVPLLIEWAAEHGKILELNANPYRLDLSVEYLQLAMEKNVPIAINTDAHAIDQLRFMDIGTKYAQKAWLKKELIVNTWSLKQFETFIKKNKN